One window of the Eucalyptus grandis isolate ANBG69807.140 chromosome 8, ASM1654582v1, whole genome shotgun sequence genome contains the following:
- the LOC104415067 gene encoding disease resistance protein RPV1-like, with protein MERSAKRPQGDQARSVEWDAKRRHTGGNDGTAGGASSTHTSTEGQEVVTSSGYDYEVFLSFRGPDTRADFTDFLYTSLNDAGIRTFKDDEELRIGEEFAPELLRAIKQSKISVPIFSKGYASSVWCLKELVQMVECKKTQRQKIMPIFYDVAPSEVRYQTGGYKEAFRLHEEKQRYSKDTICEWKTALSAVGAINGWDLHSKTDRREGEFAREVTHKVFTELKKAYLAVSECLVSVDNHVDAIMEMIGAGTSETRIVGIHGMGGIGKTTTAKMIYNKLSDDFDKCCFLQDIRETSKGNGIQYLQAQLISDILKMKRVDIKDIHEGTRMIKDRLSNKRVLLLLDDVEEANHINALVGKRDWLGKGSKIIITTRKKDILEVPEVDCSYELSAMDVDQSLQLFSKHAFRKDYPLDKYIGQSKRVIGIAGGLPLALEIIGSLLCHTKREMWDLTLKKLENVPHAAVQSKLKISYDALEVRQQDIFLDIACLFIGYNKDILVHFWDENKFPEEAMEVLQNMSLIKIEENNRVSMESFPFFKDKNRVWMHDQLRDLGREIVRQESKLKIEKQSRVWDPKEACDLLRRPEVKKKVEALYLQFDHGRHHFTYESFKSLSNLKFLAIDDWMEFFSAEERLLWHESSSNVLPIDVFQENSDLLPQLRWLSWPIIPLTFKITKFSMEHVVILDLSHSKITHDWKGWSHMKVMKNLKVMDLTLCRCLERSPDFSAHSKLEYLILRQCHKLVEIDMSICQLKSLVFLDAICCENLRRLPDEMGRDLASLKYLYLFGCRQLERLPNTIGNLKSLIELDIKCSGIKELPDALWTIEKLEVIKATNLFDCEICNCISKNRSLRILRLSGVRLYVVPRLPESLNILELKVLYMDTFPDLSNLTNLEKLMLSFSRRDCDGESDGPVEENPMPLWIGNLSKLEYLSLTCPFVTTVPIDMRSLLPQLKTLELWCPKLRCLSSLPSCLSSLWLGSAVTSLPTDMSSLLPRLGFLLLECPNLRCLPSLPSSLSEFRLWGFESGCSMEFPSSIKTLPVLYIRGCAISEFRGFDRLENLKDLLLWELQQVEILPDLSNLNKLESVDIRSCYNLVEIQGELPPLLGSLTLQFCGSLQKLPDLSSLKKGGHITVRRCGKLNVEAISLLCLEKGVRFEVDFSEKGVRLEGEDDESEGEDDESEGEDDESEGEDDESEGEDDESEGEDDESGFEFEIVREKTDG; from the exons ATGGAGAGGAGTGCAAAGAGACCGCAAGGAGATCAAGCGAGATCAGTGGAGTGGGATGCAAAGAGACGGCACACGGGTGGAAATGATGGAACAGCAGGAGGTGCTTCTTCTACTCACACGTCAACAGAAGGTCAAGAAGTGGTTACTTCATCGGGATATGACTATGAAGTATTCTTGAGCTTCAGAGGACCAGATACTCGAGCTGATTTTACCGACTTTCTTTACACTAGTCTTAATGATGCGGGTATCCGCACATTTAAGGACGATGAAGAGCTCCGCATTGGGGAAGAGTTTGCCCCAGAACTTCTCCGAGCAATTAAGCAGTCGAAAATCTCAGTACCTATATTTTCGAAAGGTTATGCCTCCAGCGTATGGTGTCTCAAGGAGCTGGTCCAAATGGTCGAGTGCAAGAAAACCCAAAGACAAAAGATCATGCCCATTTTTTATGACGTGGCACCTTCAGAGGTTCGATACCAAACTGGGGGTTATAAAGAGGCCTTTCGTTTACATGAAGAGAAGCAGCGATATAGCAAAGATACTATCTGTGAGTGGAAGACTGCTCTCAGTGCAGTTGGGGCGATAAACGGATGGGACCTACATAGCAAGACCGATAG GCGAGAAGGTGAGTTCGCAAGAGAAGTTACCCATAAGGTTTTCACTGAGTTGAAAAAGGCTTATCTGGCGGTATCAGAGTGCTTGGTCAGTGTCGACAACCACGTGGATGCAATCATGGAAATGATAGGTGCTGGGACAAGTGAAACACGAATTGTAGGAATCCACGGGATGGGTGGCATTGGAAAGACAACTACTGCCAAAATGATCTACAATAAGCTTTCAGACGACTTTGACAAGTGTTGCTTTCTTCAAGATATTCGAGAAACATCAAAAGGTAATGGCATTCAATACTTACAGGCTCAGCTCATCTCTGACATCCTCAAAATGAAACGCGTGGATATAAAAGACATTCATGAAGGAACTCGGATGATTAAAGACAGGTTGTCTAATAAAAGAGTCCTCCtccttcttgatgatgtggaagAAGCGAATCATATTAATGCACTTGTAGGTAAACGTGATTGGTTAGGCAAAGGGAGCAAAATTATTATCActacaagaaaaaaagatattcTTGAGGTTCCTGAAGTGGACTGCAGTTATGAGCTTAGCGCCATGGATGTTGATCAATCTCTTCAACTATTTAGCAAACATGCCTTCAGAAAAGATTATCCTTTGGATAAGTATATTGGCCAATCCAAGAGGGTAATAGGCATTGCTGGAGGTCTTCCACTAGCTCTTGAGATCATAGGCTCACTTTTATGTCACACTAAAAGGGAAATGTGGGATCTCACATTGAAGAAGTTGGAAAATGTTCCTCATGCAGCAGTTCAGAGTAAGTTGAAAATAAGCTATGATGCATTAGAAGTTCGACAACAAGATATATTCCTCGATATAGCTTGTCTTTTCATTGGATATAACAAAGATATTCTGGTTCATTTCTGGGATGAAAATAAATTTCCGGAAGAAGCCATGGAAGTTCTACAGAACatgtctttgataaagattgaAGAGAATAATAGAGTATCGATGGaatcctttccttttttcaaagataaaaatagagtgtggatgcatgaccaactcAGAGACCTTGGAAGAGAAATAGTTCGTCAAGAAAGTAAACTGAAAATAGAGAAGCAAAGTAGGGTGTGGGATCCGAAGGAAGCATGTGATCTGTTGAGGAGACCTGAG gtaaaaaaaaaagttgaagctCTTTATCTCCAGTTTGACCACGGGAGGCACCATTTTACCTATGAGAGCTTTAAGAGCCtatcaaatctaaaatttcttgcaattgatgattggatggaATTTTTTAGTGCAGAAGAGAGACTTCTTTGGCATGAATCATCATCAAATGTTCTTCCAATTGATGTTTTCCAGGAGAACTCAGATCTCCTTCCACAATTACGATGGCTTTCTTGGCCTATAATTCCCCTAACATTTAAGATTACAAAATTCTCCATGGAGCATGTGGTTATTCTTGATCTATCACATAGTAAAATTACGCATGATTGGAAGGGGTGGAGCCACATGAAG gtgatgaaaaatttgaaggttatGGATTTGACCCTTTGCCGTTGCTTGGAGAGAAGCCCCGACTTCTCTGCTCATTCAAAATTAGAATATTTGATCCTACGACAGTGTCACAAATTAGTTGAAATTGACATGTCGATTTGTCAATTGAAAAGCTTAGTTTTCTTAGATGCAATATGTTGTGAGAATCTTCGGAGGTTGCCGGACGAGATGGGTAGAGATCTTGCAAGTCTCAAATACCTATATTTGTTTGGATGCCGTCAGTTGGAGAGGCTTCCGAATAcaattggaaatttgaaatcGTTGATTGAGTTGGATATAAAATGTTCGGGGATCAAAGAACTCCCTGATGCACTCTGGACAATTGAGAAGCTTGAAGTAATAAAAGCCACAAATTTATTCGATTGTGAAATTTGCAATTGCATCTCTAAAAATCGATCCCTGAGGATTTTGAGATTGTCTGGTGTTAGACTATACGTAGTACCGAGGCTTCCTGAAAGCCTTAACATTTTAGAATTAAAAGTATTGTATATGGATACGTTTCCGGATCTCTCAAACTTGactaatttagaaaaattaatgcTGTCATTTAGTCGACGTGATTGTGATGGGGAATCTGATGGGCCTGTGGAAGAAAATCCGATGCCACTGTGGATTGGGAATTTAAGCAAGCTGGAGTATCTATCCCTGACATGTCCGTTCGTGACCACCGTACCAATAGATATGAGAAGTCTCCTTCCCCAGCTCAAGACACTTGAACTCTGGTGCCCTAAGTTGCGTTGCCTCTCGAGCCTTCCCTCCTGTTTATCATCCTTGTGGTTAGGATCCGCCGTGACCTCCTTACCCACGGATATGAGTAGTCTCCTTCCTCGACTCGGCTTCCTTCTTCTCGAGTGCCCTAATCTGCGTTGCCTCCCGAGCCTTCCCTCCAGTTTATCAGAATTTAGGCTGTGGGGTTTCGAGTCGGGTTGTTCCATGGAGTTTCCATCGAGTATAAAGACACTACCAGTACTTTACATCCGTGGCTGTGCAATCTCAGAGTTTCGAGGCTTTGATCGTTTGGAGAACCTAAAAGATTTGCTGCTTTGGGAACTTCAACAGGTGGAGATATTACCTGATTTAAGTAATCTCAACAAACTAGAAAGTGTTGACATACGTAGTTGTTATAATCTGGTCGAGATTCAAGGTGAACTCCCACCATTATTGGGATCATTGACACTTCAGTTTTGTGGATCTTTACAAAAGTTGCCTGATCTGTCAAGCTTGAAGAAAGGTGGGCATATTACAGTAAGGCGTTGTGGGAAATTAAATGTGGAGGCAATTTCTTTGCTTTGCTTGGAGAAGGGGGTCAGATTTGAGGTAGATTTCTCGGAGAAGGGGGTCAGACTTGAGGGAGAAGATGACGAATCAGAGGGTGAAGATGACGAATCAGAGGGAGAAGATGACGAATCAGAGGGAGAAGATGACGAATCAGAGGGTGAAGATGACGAATCAGAGGGAGAAGATGACGAATCtggatttgaatttgaaattgtgAGGGAGAAGACTGACGGATAA